The following are from one region of the Candidatus Poribacteria bacterium genome:
- a CDS encoding efflux RND transporter periplasmic adaptor subunit — MTRTRWIALIVAALVIGGAAAAWVTMGRGGNTTTDEWVPDASAEAEADDTGEWIPDAGDDDTTAMEAVAQPTSGEAELLRGVPVDLTPELVQVLGVRTATVERRKLTKDIRAVGRFDYNEETLAVVTSRVSGRVERLGVSFTGARVRKGDELLSIYSPELVSAQREYLIALRGSRRPQTVPSSLAAELGDARQALLESSRQRLELWGLTPAQIARIETDGVATYLPIYAPMSGTVIQKNVLEGAYVGEGTPLFTIADLSSVWLYADIYESDVSWVKTGQPMEVHVAALTERRTLTGRIAFIDPFVDPRLRTTRVRAVFRNTDNSLRPGMYAHVNVKTPLGNVLAIPESAVIFSGKRNFVVVSDGKGRFQPRQVEVEALASGYYAALRGVSEGDTVVTAANFLIDSESNLRIAIEKMGSQNGDMPQATGAPQSHAH, encoded by the coding sequence ATGACTCGCACGAGATGGATTGCTCTCATCGTGGCGGCGCTCGTCATCGGCGGGGCGGCAGCCGCGTGGGTCACCATGGGGCGCGGCGGCAACACCACCACTGACGAATGGGTACCTGACGCGTCGGCGGAGGCTGAGGCGGACGATACGGGGGAGTGGATTCCCGACGCTGGTGACGATGACACGACGGCGATGGAGGCAGTCGCCCAGCCCACCAGCGGGGAAGCCGAGTTGCTGCGGGGCGTTCCGGTCGATCTGACGCCGGAGTTGGTGCAGGTTCTCGGCGTCCGCACCGCCACCGTGGAGCGCCGCAAGCTAACCAAGGACATCCGCGCCGTCGGGAGGTTCGACTACAACGAGGAGACGCTCGCGGTCGTCACGTCGCGCGTATCGGGACGCGTCGAGCGACTTGGAGTGAGCTTCACCGGAGCCCGCGTCCGAAAGGGAGACGAACTCCTCTCGATCTACAGCCCGGAGCTCGTGTCCGCGCAACGTGAGTATCTGATCGCGCTGCGGGGCAGTCGGCGTCCTCAGACCGTGCCGTCGTCGTTGGCTGCCGAGCTGGGAGACGCTCGCCAGGCACTGCTCGAGAGCAGCCGCCAGCGCCTCGAGCTGTGGGGTTTGACCCCGGCTCAGATCGCCCGAATCGAGACGGACGGCGTCGCGACCTACCTCCCCATCTACGCGCCCATGTCAGGAACCGTGATCCAGAAGAACGTGCTCGAGGGAGCCTACGTGGGCGAGGGCACTCCGTTGTTCACAATCGCCGATCTGTCATCCGTGTGGCTTTACGCGGACATCTATGAGTCCGACGTCTCATGGGTGAAGACGGGACAGCCGATGGAGGTGCATGTCGCCGCGTTGACGGAGCGACGAACTCTCACCGGACGGATCGCCTTCATCGACCCGTTCGTCGATCCACGGCTGAGGACGACGCGAGTTCGGGCTGTGTTCCGCAACACGGACAACTCGCTCAGACCCGGCATGTACGCGCACGTGAACGTCAAAACGCCTCTTGGCAACGTGCTCGCGATACCGGAGAGCGCGGTCATCTTCTCCGGCAAACGGAACTTCGTCGTCGTCAGCGACGGCAAAGGGAGGTTTCAGCCTCGACAGGTCGAGGTCGAAGCGCTGGCGAGTGGCTACTATGCGGCTCTCCGTGGAGTCAGCGAGGGCGACACGGTCGTGACCGCCGCCAACTTCCTGATCGACTCCGAGAGCAACCTGCGGATCGCAATCGAGAAGATGGGCTCGCAGAACGGCGATATGCCACAGGCGACCGGCGCGCCGCAGTCGCACGCACACTAG
- a CDS encoding TolC family protein has translation ARNTERVRELLAAVRERYGTGRAELSDVLDLQNELAIRVNNESSFRDERRGAEIRLNLLRDMSASAPVPPPRLLDTGLPEVTQSADALTVLALEERPEIRQAEAATRQSSTALRLANAQYRPDFMVMLDRQPGIAPERGFDAMVTINLPFLFRKKYDFGIVEARAQQEAAEESRDAVELAIAGEVETALIRIKSSKRTSELYRDVLVPQAEDAYEAAITGYLAGTVDFVRLVDALVNVEEMRLTYFSSVTSYLKAIAELEKATASDLW, from the coding sequence ACGCCCGGAACACCGAGCGCGTGCGCGAGCTGCTAGCCGCCGTGCGCGAGCGGTACGGGACTGGACGGGCAGAGCTATCCGACGTCCTGGACCTCCAGAACGAGTTGGCGATCCGCGTCAACAACGAGTCCTCCTTCCGCGACGAGCGGCGCGGTGCGGAGATTCGGCTGAACCTGCTGCGAGACATGTCGGCGAGCGCGCCGGTTCCGCCGCCGAGGCTGCTGGACACCGGCTTGCCAGAGGTCACGCAGAGCGCCGACGCGTTGACCGTCTTGGCTCTGGAGGAGCGGCCGGAGATTCGCCAAGCCGAAGCGGCGACTCGACAGAGCTCCACGGCGCTTCGCCTGGCGAACGCGCAGTATCGACCGGACTTCATGGTCATGCTCGACCGGCAGCCCGGCATTGCGCCGGAACGAGGCTTCGACGCGATGGTGACCATCAACCTGCCGTTTCTGTTCCGCAAGAAGTACGACTTCGGCATCGTCGAGGCTCGGGCTCAGCAAGAAGCCGCCGAGGAGAGCCGCGACGCCGTCGAGCTTGCCATCGCCGGTGAGGTGGAGACGGCGCTGATCCGCATCAAGTCGTCCAAGCGGACGAGCGAACTGTACCGCGATGTTCTGGTTCCACAGGCTGAGGACGCCTACGAAGCGGCGATCACTGGGTACCTCGCCGGAACCGTCGACTTCGTCCGGCTGGTGGACGCTCTCGTGAACGTCGAGGAAATGAGGCTGACCTATTTCAGCTCGGTCACGAGCTATCTGAAGGCTATCGCGGAGCTGGAAAAAGCCACTGCCTCCGACCTGTGGTAG